TCAACACAGTtctgatggatggatgcagaTAATTGCCTTTTATAGCTGCAAATCTTCCCAAAGTTACAGAATGAGCAACAATATATTTATCTTTTTCCATTTGTTATACAATCAAACTGTCCATAACTTGTCGTTTGGTTTGACCAAATTTTGGGGGCGGAAAAAGAGAATCCTTGACCTGGTTGCTGTGACTTTTCCAGGCCATCCGAGGGCAGAGATGCATCGAAAAAAGTCAAATGAATAAtctttgttttatgtatttcaTTTTGATCATTCTGttctaatctaaataaaataagtatctttGAGCACTTccctgttgttgctgatcactGAAAGGGAAGTTACAGAATAGTTTTTCATCTGGTCTAAAAACAAACTGTCCATAGCTTTTCATTCAGTCTTACCATCATGTCGGGGGCAGTAATCCTGAATCTTTATCATGGCGTGTTTTTGGCTGACCTGGTTGCTATGGTTACAGATGATGGATTCATCTGACAGGTAGAAATGGAGAGAAGCACCAGATTTAGTGATCTCTGatctctctcctccctcctgGTTGCAGGTTTGATTGAAACATCTAAATATTCTGCTGATCTGAGAGTGTTCCTCTGTGCTGCAGGTCACTGTGAGGTTACAGGAGTCTGAGCTGATGGACACAGAGTTCACTGTCAGCTGAACTGGAGAGACTGGATCTGAGGGAAGAGGTGGGAAGTTTTAGACACTTGTAAGCAAAGTTGGGAATTCTGGCACAATTTTACCAACTTCCAAGGTGCACAGAAAAAAGGGATTAAGCTGACAGAAGTAAAAAGTCCAGTAACGTGTATCATACAGAGCAGCTTTAATGTGTGAACAACTCATTTTGGCTTGTGGCCTTCAGAAATGTGGATTACCCTGATAGAGGATACAAGATTAAACAGCTTGGTCTGataaagttgttctttatgtTACAAGTTTTCATTCTTTAAAGCTTTAGAAACATGACAGAAGTTAATCTGAATCAATGTATGAACAGTTAAGACACCCACCTTGTACTGTGACGTTGTATTCAAGTGTTTTTTCCTGAGCTCCAGTCATTCGTGCAGTATAAACTCCACTGTCTGCCTTTTGTAGATTCTTCAGTTTCACAGAGTAATCTTTCTGATCAAACTCAATTCTTCCAGAGTAATCAGGATGGTCAAGAACTTTAGGTTCTAGACCAGGTGAAAATGATACTAAGACATCATCTGTGCTGAATTTccatgaaagaaaagaaagcttcTTAGGAACATCAGTTTCTGTGACCTCCAGAGTTACGTCACCTCCCTTCTGCACAAACACAGGAGTCACAGAGCTGAACactgaaacagaaaacacagaatgTATATTAAGCATAACATCTGACACTTCTGACATTATGGATAATAGAGCTGATCATGATTGATAAAGTTGTAGAGTTCCACTTTTCAGCACATCTGTCTAAGATTCAGGAGTTCCACAGGTGAAACTGAGCCAAATGAAAGGGAAGTTatcagtctttttttctctgtatATTCTGTCTCTTCTGTAATACAGGTGACTTTTCTTCATCCCTCCTGCTTTATTTACTCTGGTAGCTTTGACCTTTTGCTCAGCCTGCATGCCGTCATTATCATGGGCAAAAATTCTAGTCAACGCTTTTCAGTTTAATGATGAGACAATAAAAGATAACCATTACTACTTTTTAATATCTCTTACTTTGGAACTGCCGTCACAATTTCCCTGAAACAAAACCGTCCAAAGTTTTTAATATCATGTATTATGACAGGTGCTGTCAGTCACACATAACTTgtttttatttagctttttaacTGGTCAGTGAAAATCTCTTTAAGAAACTGAAACCCAACTTTTGTTTGTGTCACAATCAAGATATGATTAAAGATATCATATGGTTGGGATGAAGAGGACTGAAAAGTAAGGAAGAAGGTAAACCGATGACTGGTGGAGTGGTGAGAGAAAAGATTAAGGCTAAGCAGTGAGTGTGGATGACTGACTGAATAATCAGTCAGGGTGCTGGTAGAGGGGGAGAAGCATCTCATCCATATCACAACCAAGAGGGTCCCAGGTTCAATTCcctgctggggcctttctgtgtggagtttctatgttctctccgggtattccggcttcctcccaccgtccaaaaacatgaatgttaggttgactggtgactctaaattatccctaggagtgagtgtgagcgtgcatggttgtgtgtctcgtttgcctctgtgtggccctgtgatgttgacctgtccagggagtactctgcctctcacccaatgacagctgagagAGGCTCCAGCCCCTGTGatcctaaattggattaagcaggtatagaaaatggatggatggatggttaaaCTCCTCTAAAATTGGTTCAGCTTCACTATTTTATTATGTAATTTGACTACTAAGAGTATAATTCATCTCCCACTTCAGCCTACAAACCACTTCCTGTTGCATTTCACTGCAGCTATGAGAATCAAAATAGAAAACGAAACCATCTCAACCAACATTGTCTGCGTGACCAACCACCCAAAGTGTTCTTGTTGTTGaggattgttgttttttttttgccaatttTAAAAGTTTACTTTCCATTTACTGAAGCGTAAAACCATCTGTACACTGATCCCAAGTACTGATCATATATATAAAGCTATTAGTGTGCAACATGCAACACCAAGGAACAAATTAAGGTTGTAACACCTGAGTTCAGGATAGAAGTTAGAGCGAGCAGTAGTGTACTTGCACGTGGTTTGAAATGGCAGTGAATTTGATGCTGTAAAGATTATTTCAAAACACTTCTTCAGTGTTTGAGCCACCTTTTGCAAACTCGTCTATACAATCATCAACATTTTTCAGATGAATAACTTCATATTTGATAGTCATCACAGTTAGCTCATCAAGTTTGGAGACATTGATGCTTGCAGACAACAATATTACAGAAGAAGTAGCTACATtacattatatataataaacttATTGCTTCCCAGTAACTACGATAAATTATATTCTTTGAGGAGTCACTTTACATAAATGAAAATCTCATTTACCATGTAGAGAAGAGTTTTCATAAATTAGACAAGGCAAATGAGGAAAAACGACACTAAAAATATTCTAGAGCCATTGTTAAATAAGACTTCAGAAAAAGTATCTGATCAAAATATTAGATAAATATACGTTTTTACCTTGTTTTTCACATAAACAGAAGAGAAAGAGAGTCCACAAAAATGCGTTGTGTTCCATTCTTACAGCAGGAAGTCTTTGAGTCAGACTGAGGAAATGCTCAACTGACGCAGACTTTTGAAACCTATTCTATAATAACGTCATGAAACTTTACATGTGCTTTTAATTATAACAGTTTGGGAGAAATGCTACAATGAATAGGAAATTCTCTAATGAATGTAGAACAAGTGACAACAGTGATTTATATTAAATAATACAAATTTCACATCAGTTTCATAGATCAATCCGGGCTATACCGTGTCTCCCCAGACCCCCTGCGACcgtgaattggattaagcgggtatagaataTGGATGGATGAACATCTGTTTATGTCATGTCTGGAGAACTCACAGGGATACAGAGCTGtgtgttctgtttcctgttcCCCCTTCTCTGTCTCAGTCAGCTTTCTCCCTAATTAATTCACTTATCTCACCTCTGTCTTGTCGTCTCTGTGCCAATATATATATTCTCTCGGTTTTCATCCAGGTTTCATCATAACCAAATTCTGACCATATCATTCTTCACACttcaaatagaaaaaaacagactaaacagacaaaaagactCCACACATGACATGAGAGGGATAGATTCAGCAAGAGATCAGATTTCAGTTTCTTACCTTCAGCGGTGCGTTCAATTACTCCCAGAAAGCTCCGTCTTCTTTCTCCATCTTTTCTCCATTAGTTTTCAATGTTCTTAGCCGCAGTggcggtccgacactgatttacgccccGGGCGAAACCCGGTGCTGGTGGgtgtattttattattgtaatgtACTGGGATTGTACAGTCTGTATTTGTTCATATTGATATGTATATAGCAGTAAAGTTATGTGGATAactgaaaaagagaaatgtgtgtCGGGGGAATGTGAGCATGTCAAAACGGTAAACAGATTCTTCCTCATTCAATTGGCTAGACACCATATATGAGACGCCATTTTGCCATCATTGGGGTGGTTGCTCtttgatcagaatcagaatcagaaccagaatgcctttattgtcatcatACGTGGTagccaccaaaaacagtgcaaagagtgcaaatataaaaaatataaaatataaaaatatataagtaatgtaaaaaaagggGAGGATGTAAGGTGCACAGTTTTTTACGGtactaaaataaatagaatcaaatatggtgttagtggtaacatataaaataaaataaaataaaataaggtgttAGTAGGTTCAAGTATGTGGATGTGGGTATATTGCACACAACAGAGTCTGGTCATAATTTGAATATTGCACAAGAATTTGGATTGTCCAAGGGATGATCAGTGAGTGACAGAGTTTAGAGTGGTTATGGCTTTggggaaaaagctgtttttaagtcTGCTTGTCCTCGTCCTGATGCACCTGTAGCGCCGCCCTGAGGGCAACAGGTCAAACAGGGCAGAGCCAGGGTGGGAGCTGTCTTTGGAGATTGCCTTGGCTCTGCTGAGGCAGCGGGAGGTGTAAATGTCCATCAGGGAGGGGAGAGGGCAGCCGATGATTTtctgtgctgccttgatgaCTCTCTGCAGCCTCTCCCT
The sequence above is drawn from the Odontesthes bonariensis isolate fOdoBon6 chromosome 14, fOdoBon6.hap1, whole genome shotgun sequence genome and encodes:
- the LOC142398237 gene encoding SLAM family member 9-like; protein product: MEHNAFLWTLFLFCLCEKQVFSSVTPVFVQKGGDVTLEVTETDVPKKLSFLSWKFSTDDVLVSFSPGLEPKVLDHPDYSGRIEFDQKDYSVKLKNLQKADSGVYTARMTGAQEKTLEYNVTVQDPVSPVQLTVNSVSISSDSCNLTVTCSTEEHSQISRIFRCFNQTCNQEGGERSEITKSGASLHFYLSDESIICNHSNQVSQKHAMIKIQDYCPRHDASEEARNHLIPIIVVLIIVVFIIGGLVGGVYYKQRKGSYDREDAENTVYDVPQIKPVPDQGENSADLSPTTTYSMVGLHTQMGSTENGGKPVESVYAQVQKPILT